In Candidatus Mycalebacterium zealandia, one DNA window encodes the following:
- the erpA gene encoding iron-sulfur cluster insertion protein ErpA produces MFGVTKQAAEEIKKLLSAENMPDGFLRVRVVPGGCSGFSYEMGFDDELENSDKVFEEEGVKVVVDGISFQYLEGSSLEYQGGLNGTGFSISNPNSKGSCGCGQSFNV; encoded by the coding sequence ATGTTCGGGGTAACAAAACAGGCTGCTGAAGAGATTAAAAAGTTGCTTTCAGCCGAAAATATGCCGGATGGTTTCCTCAGGGTGCGGGTTGTGCCGGGCGGATGCTCGGGATTTTCCTACGAAATGGGGTTTGATGACGAACTTGAAAACTCCGACAAGGTATTTGAGGAAGAAGGCGTTAAGGTAGTTGTTGACGGCATCAGTTTCCAATACCTTGAAGGCTCCAGTCTTGAATATCAGGGGGGACTGAACGGAACCGGATTTTCAATAAGCAATCCAAATTCAAAGGGGTCGTGCGGTTGTGGCCAATCCTTCAACGTCTGA
- a CDS encoding M24 family metallopeptidase: MKSEKAFLIIDSSENNPDLLYAIGGFFVPDPVVFIRHKNRSFLVLSDLELARGRKDAAVSAVLPLSSYTSQLRGAKKRSLADVAALVLREKGISRVEVQRTFPLAFAESLKKNRVKVSCCDGGMLFEERMRKTQHEVSLIRAALKDTASALKTAIDMISTSEPRKNGVLFLHGKPLTSERIRLSIHTELAGKGYGASGTIVACGEHSAMPHHSGEGPVFANHPVVIDIFPKSAHGYYGDMTRTVIKGSPSPELARMYKTVLKGQKIAIGMIKHGVKCADIHNAVLSFFDSEGFVTERGENPRGFIHSTGHGLGMGLHEPPGIGPSGGVLSKGNVVTVEPGLYYEGVGGIRIEDVVFVTKKGCENLTKCPKVFSR, encoded by the coding sequence ATGAAAAGCGAAAAAGCATTTTTGATAATTGATTCAAGCGAGAACAATCCCGACCTTCTTTACGCGATTGGGGGGTTTTTCGTTCCCGACCCGGTTGTTTTTATCAGGCACAAAAACCGCAGTTTTCTGGTCTTGAGCGATCTGGAACTTGCGCGCGGCAGAAAGGACGCGGCAGTTTCCGCCGTGTTGCCGCTTTCCTCCTACACATCGCAACTGAGAGGGGCAAAGAAACGCTCACTTGCCGATGTTGCCGCTCTTGTATTGCGGGAAAAAGGGATTTCACGCGTGGAGGTCCAGAGAACCTTCCCCCTGGCGTTTGCCGAATCCCTCAAAAAAAACCGCGTAAAGGTTTCGTGTTGCGATGGAGGCATGCTGTTTGAGGAAAGAATGAGGAAAACCCAGCACGAAGTTTCACTTATCCGCGCCGCGCTGAAAGACACCGCTTCGGCGCTGAAAACCGCGATTGATATGATTTCCACCTCTGAACCCCGTAAAAACGGAGTTCTTTTTCTACACGGCAAGCCGCTTACCTCGGAGCGTATACGGCTTTCCATACACACCGAGCTTGCGGGCAAGGGCTACGGCGCTTCGGGAACAATAGTCGCCTGCGGCGAACATTCCGCCATGCCCCACCACTCCGGCGAGGGCCCGGTTTTCGCTAACCATCCGGTCGTTATTGACATTTTTCCGAAGTCCGCGCACGGATATTACGGGGATATGACCAGGACGGTGATAAAGGGCAGTCCCTCGCCTGAACTTGCTCGGATGTATAAAACCGTTTTGAAAGGACAGAAGATAGCAATTGGTATGATAAAACACGGCGTAAAATGCGCCGATATTCACAACGCGGTTTTGAGTTTCTTTGATTCCGAGGGTTTTGTGACTGAGCGCGGGGAAAATCCGCGCGGTTTTATACATTCAACCGGGCACGGTCTGGGAATGGGGCTTCACGAGCCACCGGGCATCGGTCCCTCGGGCGGGGTTCTGAGCAAAGGCAATGTGGTTACGGTTGAGCCGGGGCTTTATTACGAAGGGGTTGGGGGCATACGCATTGAGGATGTTGTTTTTGTAACAAAAAAAGGCTGTGAAAACCTTACAAAATGTCCAAAGGTATTTTCACGCTGA
- a CDS encoding cofactor-independent phosphoglycerate mutase, with product MKYLILQGDGMPDMPLDEIGGKTPLEAANTPNLDFIAQNAGMFGETNHIPPSLPPGSDVGNLSVLGYDPTVHFTGRSPLEAAGMGISLKKTDLTCRCNLVTLRGKGGKAVMEDYSAGHIPTEQSRKIIKDIARALDSDGIKFLPGVSYRHLLIIDNGKSAVSSTPPHDILGKEVADFLPKGADAAALVELMRAAKDVLKDHPVNREREKNGESPATDIWLWGEGTAPALPSFEKTYGVSGAVISAVDLVKGIGKCAAMEVIEVPGATGYLDTNYEGKVQYAIKSLETNDLVMIHIEATDETGHTGKTELKVRAVEDFDLRVVGPALKAMERFGDFKVLVTSDHPTPISLRTHSRDPVPFALYDPKNKLSNPERVYSEKCAAETGNFFENGWKLIGSFIER from the coding sequence TTGAAATATCTAATTCTTCAGGGAGACGGAATGCCAGACATGCCTCTTGATGAGATTGGAGGCAAAACCCCGCTTGAAGCCGCAAACACGCCAAACCTTGACTTTATAGCGCAAAACGCAGGAATGTTCGGAGAGACAAACCACATACCACCCTCTCTGCCGCCCGGAAGCGACGTGGGAAACCTGAGTGTTCTCGGATACGACCCGACCGTCCATTTCACGGGCAGGTCTCCGCTGGAAGCGGCGGGAATGGGAATCTCTCTTAAAAAAACCGACCTGACGTGCCGATGCAATCTCGTAACCCTTCGCGGCAAAGGCGGCAAAGCCGTAATGGAGGATTACAGCGCGGGGCATATTCCAACCGAACAGTCACGGAAAATAATCAAGGACATCGCGCGCGCGCTTGACTCTGACGGCATAAAGTTTCTTCCGGGTGTCAGTTACAGGCATCTGCTCATTATTGACAACGGCAAAAGCGCGGTCTCGTCCACGCCGCCTCATGACATTCTCGGCAAAGAGGTGGCGGACTTTCTTCCAAAAGGCGCTGACGCCGCGGCGCTTGTTGAACTTATGCGCGCCGCGAAAGACGTGCTGAAAGACCACCCGGTCAACAGGGAAAGGGAGAAAAACGGCGAATCGCCCGCGACCGATATATGGCTGTGGGGCGAGGGAACCGCGCCTGCGCTACCGTCTTTTGAAAAGACTTACGGGGTGAGCGGAGCGGTCATATCGGCGGTTGATCTGGTGAAGGGAATAGGGAAATGCGCGGCAATGGAAGTTATAGAAGTGCCGGGAGCGACCGGTTATCTGGACACAAATTACGAAGGCAAGGTCCAATACGCGATAAAATCGCTTGAAACAAACGACCTTGTGATGATTCACATAGAGGCAACCGATGAAACGGGGCACACGGGCAAAACAGAGTTGAAAGTGCGTGCGGTTGAGGATTTTGACTTGCGCGTTGTGGGTCCCGCACTCAAAGCAATGGAGAGGTTTGGAGATTTTAAAGTGCTTGTAACATCAGACCACCCGACACCCATATCGCTTAGAACTCACTCACGGGACCCCGTGCCCTTCGCCCTTTATGACCCGAAAAACAAACTGTCCAATCCTGAGCGCGTCTATTCGGAAAAATGCGCGGCTGAAACCGGAAACTTTTTTGAAAATGGCTGGAAACTTATCGGCTCATTTATTGAGCGTTGA
- the lipA gene encoding lipoyl synthase — protein MSASVRKTPKPPWLKAKIPSGENYSRLKNLVGEMGLHTVCEEAKCPNIGECWSAGTLTFMIMGDTCTRSCGFCHVKTGKGGELDRDEPSRVARAIKDLCAHNSVISHIVVTSVNRDDKNQQSAEIFAQTIKEIRLAAPQIKIECLIPDFKGSSKALRAVLAEGPDVLNHNIETVPRLYALPQKTQSGKLRSVRPQAVYERSLTLLETSTREGGNGMLTKSGIMVGLGETFEEITSTLKDLHSVGCDIVTIGQYLQPTHDHIPVSRFYHPVEFESLKNYGEKIVGIPHIEAGPLVRSSYHAEKQLLKLEAGGKPEAETREGCS, from the coding sequence ATGTCCGCAAGCGTTAGAAAAACGCCAAAACCCCCGTGGCTGAAAGCGAAAATTCCTTCGGGGGAAAACTACTCGCGCCTTAAAAATCTTGTCGGCGAAATGGGGCTCCATACGGTATGCGAGGAAGCCAAATGCCCAAACATCGGAGAGTGCTGGAGCGCGGGAACCTTAACTTTTATGATAATGGGCGATACCTGCACGAGAAGTTGCGGGTTCTGCCATGTAAAGACGGGAAAAGGCGGAGAACTTGACCGGGACGAGCCCTCAAGAGTCGCGCGCGCGATAAAAGACCTTTGCGCGCATAACTCCGTGATATCCCACATAGTCGTAACCTCCGTGAACAGGGATGACAAAAATCAGCAAAGCGCTGAAATTTTCGCGCAGACCATAAAAGAGATTCGCCTCGCGGCTCCCCAAATCAAAATAGAGTGCCTTATTCCCGACTTCAAAGGCAGTTCAAAAGCCCTGCGCGCAGTTCTGGCTGAAGGACCCGATGTGTTGAATCACAACATTGAAACCGTGCCGCGCCTTTATGCGCTTCCGCAAAAAACGCAATCGGGCAAACTGCGCTCGGTGCGCCCGCAGGCGGTTTACGAACGCTCTCTCACGCTTCTTGAAACCTCCACGCGTGAGGGCGGAAACGGAATGCTTACAAAGTCCGGCATAATGGTCGGACTCGGAGAAACCTTTGAGGAAATAACCTCCACGCTAAAAGACCTGCATTCGGTTGGTTGCGACATTGTTACCATCGGGCAGTATCTGCAACCCACTCACGACCATATTCCCGTTTCACGCTTTTACCACCCCGTTGAGTTTGAGTCTCTGAAAAACTACGGGGAAAAAATTGTGGGCATTCCGCACATTGAGGCGGGCCCGCTTGTGAGAAGCTCATATCACGCGGAGAAGCAGTTGCTTAAACTTGAAGCCGGCGGCAAGCCAGAGGCGGAAACGCGCGAGGGCTGCTCCTGA